One region of Flavobacterium sp. GSB-24 genomic DNA includes:
- a CDS encoding amidinotransferase, translated as MLQLNVKNETSRLRAVVLGSAVHNGPTPSIEEAYDPKSLEHIKAGTYPIEKDMTAEMDAFNAVFQKYDVTVYRPELIENYNQIFARDIGFVIDDVFIKSNILPDRERELDAIQYVIDQIDPLKVVRPPEEVHIEGGDVMLWNDHIFIGTYKGSDYKDYITARTNMHGVNFIKELFPSKIVKEFDLVKSKLEARDNALHLDCCFQPVGKDKGIIYKRGFREEADYLYLVNLFGKENLFHIEREEMYNMFSNVFSIDKDIVVSEKNFTRLNNWLRSNGFTVEEIPYAEIAKQEGLLRCSTLPLIRD; from the coding sequence ATGTTGCAATTAAATGTAAAGAACGAAACGTCAAGACTGCGTGCCGTAGTTTTGGGTTCTGCCGTTCATAATGGGCCGACTCCATCTATAGAAGAAGCCTATGATCCTAAATCATTGGAACATATTAAAGCAGGAACATATCCTATCGAAAAAGATATGACTGCTGAAATGGATGCTTTTAATGCTGTGTTTCAAAAGTATGATGTAACTGTTTACCGCCCCGAATTGATAGAAAATTACAATCAGATTTTTGCAAGAGATATTGGATTTGTAATTGATGATGTTTTTATAAAATCTAATATTTTACCAGACCGCGAGCGTGAACTGGATGCCATTCAATATGTAATTGATCAAATAGATCCTTTAAAAGTCGTGCGTCCGCCGGAAGAAGTTCATATCGAAGGCGGAGATGTCATGCTCTGGAATGATCATATTTTTATAGGTACTTATAAAGGAAGCGATTATAAAGATTATATAACTGCAAGAACAAATATGCATGGCGTCAATTTTATAAAAGAATTATTTCCAAGTAAAATTGTAAAAGAATTTGATCTGGTTAAATCCAAATTAGAAGCCCGCGACAATGCATTACACTTAGACTGTTGTTTTCAGCCGGTTGGAAAAGACAAAGGAATAATTTATAAAAGAGGTTTTCGTGAAGAAGCAGATTATCTGTATTTGGTAAATTTATTCGGGAAAGAAAATTTATTTCATATCGAAAGAGAAGAAATGTACAATATGTTTTCCAATGTATTTTCGATTGATAAAGATATTGTGGTTTCTGAGAAAAATTTTACCCGATTAAATAACTGGCTTCGTTCAAACGGATTTACTGTGGAAGAAATTCCGTATGCTGAAATTGCAAAGCAGGAGGGTTTATTGAGATGTTCAACACTTCCATTAATTAGAGACTAG
- the recR gene encoding recombination mediator RecR has protein sequence MEFSSKLIEKAVNEMSQLPGIGKRTALRLVLHLLKQPKEQTSFLSQALLNMREDIKFCESCHNISDTKICEICANHLRNHETICVVEDIRDVMAIENTGQFKGIYHVLGGKISPIEGVGPNQLNISSLVEKVKSGKVVEIIFALSSTMEGDTTNFYIYKQIGNSDIVISTIARGISVGDELEYADEVTLGRSILHRVPFEKTFKNN, from the coding sequence ATGGAATTTTCATCAAAATTAATTGAAAAAGCGGTTAACGAAATGTCGCAATTACCAGGAATTGGTAAACGTACAGCACTTCGATTAGTTCTTCATCTGCTTAAACAGCCCAAGGAACAAACCTCTTTTTTGTCTCAAGCATTATTAAATATGCGTGAGGATATTAAGTTTTGCGAAAGCTGTCATAATATTTCTGATACTAAAATTTGCGAAATATGTGCCAATCATCTTAGAAATCATGAGACAATATGTGTTGTTGAAGATATTCGAGATGTAATGGCGATAGAAAATACTGGCCAGTTTAAAGGAATTTATCATGTCCTTGGAGGGAAAATTTCACCTATTGAAGGAGTTGGGCCAAATCAGCTAAATATTTCGAGTTTGGTTGAAAAGGTGAAATCTGGGAAAGTGGTTGAAATTATTTTTGCTCTAAGTTCAACAATGGAAGGAGATACAACGAATTTTTATATTTATAAACAAATTGGAAATTCGGATATTGTAATCTCAACAATTGCAAGAGGAATATCTGTTGGAGACGAGTTAGAATATGCTGATGAAGTAACACTAGGAAGAAGTATTTTACACAGAGTTCCTTTCGAAAAAACTTTTAAAAATAATTAA
- a CDS encoding UDP-glucose 6-dehydrogenase, with amino-acid sequence MKITKICCIGAGYVGGPTMAVIAQKCPHIQVTVVDLNEQRIADWNDPNPENIPIYEPGLSEIVSEARGRNLFFSTDVDKAIDEAQMIFISVNTPTKTYGKGKGMAADLKYIELCARQIARVAKQNKIVVEKSTLPVRTAEAIKSILDNTGNGVQFQILSNPEFLAEGTAVTDLLNPDRILIGGDTTPEGQEAIQALVDVYANWVNIDKILTTNVWSSELSKLTANAFLAQRISSINAMSELCEKTGADVNEVARAIGMDSRIGPKFLKASVGFGGSCFQKDILNLVYIAKSYGLNEVADYWEQVIIMNDHQKRRFSNKIVQTLYNTVADKKITFLGWAFKKDTNDTRESAAIYVADDLINEQAKISVYDPKVSRNKMLSDLNYLETRIADENANALNVFDNAYEACKNSHAIAVLTEWDEFTTYDWKKIYDSMHKPAFVFDGRNILNGKELESIGFVYNGIGS; translated from the coding sequence ATGAAAATTACAAAAATTTGCTGCATTGGTGCAGGATATGTTGGTGGGCCTACAATGGCAGTAATTGCTCAAAAATGTCCACATATTCAAGTTACAGTTGTCGATTTAAATGAACAAAGAATTGCAGACTGGAATGATCCAAATCCTGAAAATATTCCAATATATGAGCCGGGACTTTCTGAAATTGTTTCGGAAGCAAGAGGAAGAAATTTGTTTTTTTCTACTGATGTTGATAAAGCAATAGACGAAGCTCAAATGATATTTATTTCGGTAAATACGCCAACCAAAACTTATGGAAAAGGAAAAGGTATGGCAGCAGATTTAAAATATATCGAATTATGTGCAAGACAAATCGCGAGAGTTGCAAAGCAAAATAAAATAGTTGTTGAAAAATCGACTTTACCAGTTAGAACGGCTGAAGCAATTAAAAGTATTTTAGATAATACAGGAAATGGAGTTCAATTCCAGATTTTATCTAATCCTGAATTTTTGGCAGAAGGAACAGCAGTTACAGATTTATTAAATCCTGACAGAATTCTTATTGGTGGAGATACAACTCCAGAAGGTCAAGAAGCAATTCAAGCACTAGTTGATGTTTATGCAAATTGGGTAAATATAGACAAGATTTTGACAACAAATGTTTGGTCTTCAGAATTGTCTAAACTTACTGCAAATGCATTTTTGGCACAACGAATTTCGTCCATCAATGCAATGTCGGAATTATGCGAAAAAACAGGTGCAGATGTAAATGAAGTTGCGAGAGCAATTGGGATGGACAGCAGAATTGGTCCAAAATTTCTAAAAGCTTCGGTAGGTTTTGGTGGCTCTTGTTTTCAGAAAGATATTCTGAATTTGGTTTACATCGCAAAATCATATGGATTAAATGAAGTTGCAGATTATTGGGAGCAGGTAATTATTATGAATGATCATCAAAAAAGAAGATTTTCGAATAAAATTGTTCAAACATTATATAATACAGTAGCCGATAAGAAAATTACATTTTTAGGCTGGGCTTTCAAAAAAGATACAAATGATACTAGAGAATCTGCTGCGATTTATGTTGCGGATGACTTAATCAATGAACAAGCTAAAATTTCAGTTTACGATCCAAAAGTTTCAAGAAATAAAATGCTTTCCGATTTAAATTATTTAGAAACAAGAATAGCAGATGAAAATGCAAATGCTTTAAATGTTTTCGATAATGCCTATGAAGCCTGTAAAAATTCTCATGCTATTGCAGTCTTAACAGAATGGGATGAGTTTACAACGTACGATTGGAAAAAAATTTATGACTCTATGCATAAGCCCGCATTTGTTTTTGACGGAAGAAATATTTTAAATGGTAAAGAATTAGAATCAATTGGCTTTGTTTATAATGGAATAGGTTCTTAA
- a CDS encoding arginine deiminase-related protein, with protein MRQTTNAIVMIRPVAFRMNEQTAVNNYYQKVLDGLLPSTVNAKAQQEFDAFVEKLRAVGVDVTVIEDTLETDTPDSIFPNNWVSFHENGDVALYPMFAENRRQERREDILDTLEEKGFEITNIMDYTSAEEDGIFLEGTGSLLLDRANGKAYCALSPRADEELFIEFCEDFDYAPVIFEAFQTVDGERKLIYHTNVMMCLGETFAVICADCIDDKKERKMVLDNLKQDQKEIILITEAQVNNFAGNMLEVRGNDDKRYIVMSASAHQSLTSKQIAQLENHAEILSSSLDTIEACGGGSARCMMAEVFLPRS; from the coding sequence ATGAGACAAACAACAAATGCAATCGTAATGATTCGTCCAGTTGCTTTTAGAATGAATGAGCAGACGGCTGTAAATAATTATTACCAAAAAGTATTAGACGGATTATTGCCAAGCACCGTTAACGCTAAAGCCCAGCAGGAATTTGATGCTTTTGTTGAGAAACTGAGAGCTGTTGGCGTTGATGTAACGGTTATTGAAGATACTTTAGAAACAGATACCCCGGATAGTATTTTTCCAAACAACTGGGTTTCATTTCATGAAAATGGCGATGTTGCGCTTTACCCAATGTTTGCTGAGAACCGCCGCCAGGAACGCCGCGAAGATATTTTAGATACTCTAGAAGAAAAAGGATTCGAGATCACCAATATAATGGATTATACTTCTGCAGAAGAAGATGGTATTTTCTTAGAAGGAACAGGAAGTTTATTATTAGACAGAGCCAATGGAAAAGCATATTGCGCCTTATCGCCAAGAGCAGATGAAGAATTGTTTATAGAATTCTGTGAAGATTTTGATTATGCCCCTGTAATTTTTGAAGCTTTTCAGACTGTTGACGGCGAGCGTAAACTAATTTACCATACAAATGTAATGATGTGTCTGGGCGAGACTTTTGCTGTTATCTGCGCAGATTGTATTGACGATAAAAAAGAACGTAAAATGGTTCTGGATAATCTTAAACAGGATCAGAAAGAAATCATTTTAATAACCGAAGCCCAGGTAAATAATTTTGCTGGAAATATGTTAGAAGTCAGAGGAAACGATGATAAGCGCTATATTGTCATGAGTGCGTCGGCGCATCAAAGTTTAACTTCTAAGCAAATTGCTCAATTAGAAAATCATGCTGAAATTTTAAGTTCAAGTTTAGATACAATCGAGGCTTGCGGCGGCGGAAGTGCCAGATGTATGATGGCTGAAGTTTTCTTGCCTAGAAGTTAG
- a CDS encoding SDR family oxidoreductase: protein MENTAKNIILITGGAGFIGSNLTEYFLKCGHKVICLDNFSTGHRHNLKDFLDNPDFKLIEGDIRNLEDCNVAVEGVDYVLHQAALGSVPRSIKDPITTNDVNVSGFLNMLTAARDAKVKRFVYAASSSTYGDSEGLPKVEEVIGKPLSPYAITKYVNELYAEIFSKTYGLETIGLRYFNVFGRKQDPNGAYAAVIPKFVMQFMNYESPIINGDGNYSRDFTYIDNVIQMNELAMTSQNPEAVNSVYNTAFGDRNTLNDLVKYLKEYLSEFDPKINDVQVVYGENRAGDIPHSLASIEKAKKVLGYNPKYSLQDGLKEAVEWYWNNLK from the coding sequence ATGGAAAACACAGCAAAAAATATAATTTTAATTACAGGTGGAGCTGGATTTATCGGTTCAAATTTGACGGAGTATTTTTTAAAATGTGGTCATAAAGTAATTTGTTTAGATAATTTTTCGACTGGGCATCGCCATAATTTAAAAGATTTTTTAGATAATCCTGATTTTAAATTAATTGAAGGAGATATTCGAAATCTTGAAGATTGTAATGTGGCTGTTGAAGGAGTAGATTACGTTCTGCATCAAGCAGCTTTAGGATCTGTTCCTCGATCAATAAAAGATCCTATCACTACAAACGATGTAAATGTTTCTGGTTTTTTAAATATGCTTACTGCGGCTCGTGATGCAAAAGTAAAACGTTTTGTATATGCTGCTAGTTCTTCAACTTACGGAGACTCTGAAGGATTGCCAAAAGTAGAAGAGGTAATTGGAAAACCATTATCTCCTTATGCTATTACTAAATATGTGAATGAATTATATGCTGAAATCTTCAGTAAAACATATGGATTAGAAACAATTGGATTGCGTTACTTTAATGTTTTCGGAAGAAAGCAAGATCCCAATGGAGCTTATGCAGCTGTAATACCGAAATTCGTCATGCAATTCATGAATTACGAAAGTCCGATAATTAATGGTGACGGAAATTATTCTCGTGATTTTACATATATAGATAATGTGATTCAGATGAATGAGCTGGCAATGACGAGTCAAAATCCAGAAGCAGTTAATTCTGTTTATAATACAGCGTTCGGAGATAGAAACACATTAAATGATTTAGTTAAATATTTAAAAGAATATTTATCTGAATTCGATCCAAAGATAAATGACGTTCAAGTTGTTTATGGAGAAAATAGAGCTGGCGACATTCCACATTCGCTGGCAAGTATTGAAAAAGCAAAAAAAGTACTAGGCTACAATCCAAAATATTCTTTACAAGATGGATTAAAAGAAGCTGTTGAGTGGTATTGGAATAATTTAAAATAA
- a CDS encoding MarC family NAAT transporter has product MELFIYLFAALFSVLNPIGTVPIFVGLTQHDSQKERSRISLWTAINVFIILLVSYFIGQYVLTFFGISIDALRIAGGIVIVNSGFSLLSGKFNKKRGINKKIENEAQQRNDIALTPLAIPMLAGPGSMSLLIAFYQEHHEIHEIIISSLAILAIAVAIFVILKSAHYLARILGASGIVAISRIVGFIVISIGIQYIVSSIVNIIKGNLM; this is encoded by the coding sequence ATGGAATTATTTATTTACTTATTTGCTGCTTTGTTCTCTGTACTAAACCCAATTGGAACCGTACCTATTTTTGTCGGACTAACCCAACACGATTCACAAAAAGAAAGATCCCGAATCTCACTTTGGACTGCTATTAATGTTTTCATAATATTATTGGTTTCCTATTTCATAGGACAATATGTATTGACTTTTTTTGGAATCAGCATTGATGCTTTAAGAATTGCCGGCGGAATTGTTATTGTGAATTCTGGCTTTTCTCTGCTCTCAGGAAAATTCAATAAAAAACGAGGAATCAATAAAAAAATTGAAAATGAAGCACAACAAAGAAATGACATTGCTCTAACGCCTTTAGCAATTCCGATGCTTGCTGGTCCTGGTTCAATGTCACTTTTAATTGCTTTTTATCAAGAACACCATGAAATCCATGAAATAATAATTTCATCATTGGCTATATTAGCAATTGCAGTAGCAATTTTTGTAATACTAAAAAGCGCTCATTATTTAGCTAGAATTCTAGGAGCTTCTGGTATAGTTGCTATTTCTAGAATTGTTGGTTTTATAGTAATTTCAATTGGAATTCAGTATATCGTAAGTTCAATAGTAAATATTATCAAAGGAAATTTGATGTAA
- a CDS encoding CoA-binding protein produces the protein MKSKKTLVIGASTNPERYSYRAVNMLVGKGHSVLAIGQKAGEVAGVKIQTKAIPVKNIDTITLYLNPGRQRDYYNYIIEAKPKRVVFNPGTENPELYQLLELNDIQVEVACTLVLLATNQY, from the coding sequence ATGAAAAGTAAAAAAACATTAGTTATAGGAGCATCGACAAATCCAGAGCGTTATTCATACAGAGCTGTAAATATGCTCGTAGGAAAAGGACATTCTGTTTTAGCGATTGGTCAAAAAGCAGGAGAGGTAGCCGGAGTAAAAATTCAGACTAAAGCAATACCAGTAAAAAACATTGATACAATTACTTTATATCTGAATCCAGGTCGTCAGAGAGATTATTATAATTATATAATTGAAGCAAAACCAAAAAGAGTTGTCTTTAATCCAGGAACTGAAAATCCAGAATTATATCAGTTATTAGAATTGAATGATATTCAAGTAGAAGTAGCTTGTACACTGGTTTTATTAGCAACAAATCAATATTAA
- a CDS encoding tyrosine-protein kinase family protein, with protein sequence MLDIKDFSIFENHSNFDFKGFLLKIASYWKWFLISLIIAFTIAYQVNIRKEKIYGMQTMISIKEESNPFFTSNTSLVFNWGGISDQVNGISTILKSRSHNELVVDKLQFYIDYLEQGKYNFIDSYGAVPFYIDIDKSKGQLANTLISIKFLSENEYQIQIPFEGNSVSLITYSTNTYSNTSVQPGNFSKRYKVGEHVNLPFLNWKLQINDNPGFYKGKEYFVKFNDFDGTVAAYRGINVEGDKGSGSLLTLSMQGTNKARMVDYLNSTVKMLIKIQLDGKNQFATNTIRFIDSTLVAMESQLKQTGNELKSFQKDKNIFQIEDGGSKVSDKIMNFDVEKDEVTRKIAYYNSLKSYLNSSNDYSRLPAPSVAGIEDPNIVASVSKLIALSTQRSEMAYAVKSEKIFKDFDNQMEAVKNVLQENIATAKTSLLYDLSLVNAKIGQAESTVRKLPAEQQELLKIKRKYDLNDNIYTEFLQKRNEAEIVKASNLSDIHFIDPAKDIGGGLIGPKTSVNYVMALFLGTLIPLLFVFAIFFINNSIQNTEDISKLTQIPLLGVIGINKDSKSLAVFDKPKSALSEAFRGIRSSLQFLYKKQQVSGSKTLMITSSISGEGKTFCSINIATVFALSEKKTVIVGLDLRKPRLADEFELTTPLGVVNYLIKQNSLEEITNSTQIPNLDVILSGPIPPNPSELILSDAMKELIDELKQKYDYVILDTPPVGLVADSLELVQFADVTLYIVRQNYTKKEMITLLNTRIKRGELNNVSIVLNGYENKAKYGTAYGYGYGYGAYSNGYHEEEVKIGFWQTLLNRFRKS encoded by the coding sequence ATGTTAGATATTAAAGATTTTTCCATTTTTGAGAATCATTCCAATTTTGATTTTAAGGGATTTTTGTTAAAAATTGCCAGTTATTGGAAATGGTTTTTAATTAGTTTAATTATTGCATTTACAATAGCTTATCAAGTAAACATTCGTAAAGAGAAAATTTACGGAATGCAGACTATGATTTCTATTAAAGAAGAAAGTAATCCGTTTTTTACTTCAAATACAAGTTTAGTTTTTAACTGGGGGGGAATCTCAGATCAGGTAAATGGAATTTCTACTATTCTAAAATCGAGATCTCATAATGAATTGGTAGTTGACAAACTGCAATTTTATATCGATTATTTAGAGCAGGGAAAATATAATTTTATTGATTCTTATGGAGCTGTTCCTTTTTATATAGATATTGATAAATCAAAAGGACAGTTAGCCAATACATTAATAAGCATTAAGTTCTTGAGTGAAAATGAATATCAAATTCAAATTCCGTTTGAAGGTAATTCTGTTTCCTTAATTACATATAGTACAAATACTTATAGCAATACTTCTGTACAACCGGGAAATTTTTCAAAAAGATATAAAGTAGGAGAACATGTTAATCTTCCTTTCTTAAACTGGAAACTTCAAATAAACGATAATCCAGGTTTCTATAAAGGGAAAGAATATTTTGTCAAATTCAATGATTTTGACGGAACTGTGGCCGCATATAGAGGAATAAATGTTGAAGGTGATAAAGGAAGTGGTTCATTGCTGACATTGTCGATGCAGGGAACAAATAAAGCTAGAATGGTTGATTATTTAAATTCGACTGTGAAAATGCTTATCAAAATTCAGTTAGATGGTAAAAATCAATTTGCAACAAATACTATTCGATTCATTGATAGCACTCTAGTTGCGATGGAATCCCAGTTGAAACAAACTGGTAATGAACTGAAATCTTTTCAAAAAGATAAAAACATTTTTCAAATAGAAGATGGCGGTTCTAAAGTTTCAGACAAAATAATGAATTTTGATGTTGAGAAAGATGAAGTAACTCGAAAAATAGCATATTACAATTCGTTAAAATCATATTTAAACAGCAGTAATGATTATTCTAGATTACCAGCGCCTTCAGTAGCAGGAATTGAAGATCCAAATATTGTCGCGAGTGTTTCAAAGTTAATTGCGCTTTCCACTCAAAGATCAGAAATGGCTTATGCTGTAAAAAGTGAAAAAATCTTTAAAGATTTTGACAATCAAATGGAAGCTGTAAAAAATGTGCTTCAAGAGAATATTGCGACAGCAAAAACGTCATTACTTTATGATTTGTCATTAGTAAATGCGAAAATTGGCCAAGCAGAAAGCACTGTTCGAAAACTTCCTGCTGAACAGCAAGAACTGCTTAAAATCAAAAGGAAATATGATTTAAATGATAATATCTATACTGAATTTCTTCAAAAGAGAAATGAAGCAGAAATTGTAAAAGCTTCTAATTTATCAGATATCCATTTTATTGATCCGGCAAAAGATATTGGAGGAGGCTTAATTGGGCCTAAAACTTCTGTGAATTATGTAATGGCTCTATTTTTAGGGACTTTAATTCCTTTATTGTTTGTTTTTGCAATATTCTTCATTAATAATTCTATTCAGAATACAGAAGATATTAGTAAATTAACTCAAATACCATTGCTTGGAGTAATTGGTATAAATAAAGACTCAAAAAGTTTAGCGGTATTCGATAAACCTAAGTCTGCTCTTTCTGAGGCTTTTAGAGGAATACGATCTTCTCTTCAGTTTTTATATAAAAAACAACAAGTAAGCGGATCAAAAACTTTAATGATTACTTCTTCAATTAGTGGTGAAGGAAAAACATTTTGTTCTATAAATATTGCAACAGTTTTTGCGTTAAGTGAAAAGAAAACTGTAATTGTTGGTTTAGATTTAAGAAAACCTAGATTAGCAGATGAGTTTGAATTGACAACACCTTTAGGAGTTGTTAATTATTTAATTAAGCAAAATAGTTTAGAGGAAATTACCAATTCAACTCAAATTCCAAATTTAGATGTGATCCTTTCTGGTCCAATTCCGCCAAATCCTTCTGAGCTTATATTAAGTGATGCTATGAAGGAATTAATTGATGAATTAAAGCAGAAGTATGATTATGTAATTTTGGATACACCTCCAGTCGGTTTAGTTGCCGATTCATTAGAATTAGTTCAGTTTGCAGATGTAACATTGTATATTGTTAGACAGAATTATACCAAAAAGGAAATGATTACGTTGCTAAATACGAGAATCAAGCGTGGAGAATTAAATAATGTTAGTATTGTATTAAATGGCTATGAAAATAAAGCTAAATACGGTACAGCTTACGGGTATGGATATGGCTATGGTGCTTATTCAAACGGTTATCATGAAGAGGAAGTGAAAATTGGTTTTTGGCAAACACTTTTAAATAGATTTAGAAAAAGCTAA
- a CDS encoding polysaccharide biosynthesis/export family protein, whose amino-acid sequence MTKNSFYLFLLISVLFTSCIPIKDLVYLQDKSTSSEQSSIAAVESKPYRLQVNDVLSVTIKAIDPKLVSIFNTTNTVDGAQTSKSESGLYFDGFTVDDHGNIRMPILGEINVIGYTLDEVRVKIEKKLLEEYFKSEANIFVTVKLAGFRYTINGEVGSTGTKTLFKDNVTILEAIANAGDITTVGNRKSVTVIRQTPTGVQMNDIDLTDINVMKSPYYYLQPNDYIYVKPLRQKTWGTGQTGIQSIGTIITLLSLATTVYLIIKN is encoded by the coding sequence ATGACAAAAAACAGCTTTTATCTATTCTTATTAATCTCGGTATTATTTACGTCTTGCATTCCGATTAAAGATTTAGTTTATCTTCAGGATAAAAGTACTTCAAGTGAGCAGAGTTCTATTGCTGCAGTAGAATCAAAACCATACAGATTACAGGTTAATGATGTTTTAAGTGTTACTATAAAAGCAATTGATCCCAAGTTGGTTTCTATTTTTAATACAACCAATACGGTCGATGGTGCCCAAACCTCAAAATCGGAATCTGGTCTATATTTTGACGGATTTACAGTTGATGATCACGGAAATATAAGAATGCCAATTTTAGGGGAAATAAATGTAATTGGTTATACTCTTGATGAAGTTCGTGTAAAAATTGAAAAGAAATTACTTGAAGAATATTTCAAAAGCGAAGCTAATATTTTTGTTACCGTAAAATTAGCAGGATTTCGATATACAATTAACGGAGAAGTTGGAAGTACAGGCACAAAAACATTATTTAAAGATAATGTAACTATTCTAGAAGCTATTGCCAATGCTGGAGATATTACTACTGTAGGTAATAGAAAGTCAGTAACTGTAATTCGTCAAACGCCCACAGGTGTGCAAATGAACGATATTGATCTAACAGATATAAATGTGATGAAATCACCCTATTATTATTTACAGCCAAACGATTATATCTATGTAAAACCGTTAAGGCAAAAAACATGGGGAACTGGTCAAACAGGTATACAGTCAATTGGAACCATCATTACATTGTTATCTTTAGCAACAACAGTTTATCTTATTATCAAAAATTAA